One Solanum pennellii chromosome 9, SPENNV200 DNA segment encodes these proteins:
- the LOC107030204 gene encoding uncharacterized protein LOC107030204, giving the protein MSRFLTGVSYIVKEECCTIMLHGDMTLSRHMVYAQSIEESKLWRRSRDAKRGIFDKQVQPKFMKRAPIQDGSRDPKSNYNRAGGFQTVKPTCASCRKNHFRKCLDGTSGCFSSVKDNHKVRDCPSIAARGREAKQVPPNALGGGV; this is encoded by the coding sequence atgagtaggttcttGACCGGTGTATCGTATATTGTGAAGGAAGAGTGTTGTACAATTATGCTCCATGGTGACATGACTCTATCAAGGCatatggtgtatgctcaatccattgaagagtctaaactttgGAGGagaagtagagatgctaagaggggaATATTCGATAAGCAAGTTCAACCTAAGTTTATGAAAAGGGCTCCAATTCAAGATGGTTCTCGTGATCCTAAGTCTAACTATAATAGAGCTGGTGGTTTCCAAACggttaagcctacttgtgctagTTGTAGGAAGAATCACTTTAGGAAGTGTCTAGACGGTACTAGTGGATGCTTCAGTTCAGTTAAGGATaatcacaaggtgagagattgtcctagtATTGCAGCTAGGGGAAGAGAGGCCAAGCAAGTTCCTCCTAATGCTCTGGGCGGTGGTGTATAA